A portion of the Thermodesulfobacteriota bacterium genome contains these proteins:
- a CDS encoding 3'-5' exonuclease, whose translation VEEGLFPHPRSLDSEEELEEERRLCYVGMTRARKKLFMYSARTRTLFGEMRYRSVSRFVEEIEPGLIDAVSIRDEYVAKEVEPGAAGVYVDDEPYYTSEDSQLDPTDDPFRVGMKVRHPSFGTGIIRMREGNGEATKLTVDFRSTGPKKLMIKYASLVPV comes from the coding sequence GGGTCGAAGAAGGGCTCTTCCCCCACCCGAGAAGCCTCGACAGCGAAGAAGAGCTCGAAGAGGAGCGGCGGCTCTGCTACGTGGGGATGACCAGAGCTCGGAAAAAACTCTTCATGTACTCGGCCAGGACCAGGACGCTCTTCGGGGAGATGCGCTACCGGAGCGTATCGAGGTTCGTGGAAGAGATAGAGCCGGGCCTTATCGATGCCGTGTCCATAAGAGACGAGTACGTTGCGAAAGAAGTGGAGCCGGGGGCGGCGGGCGTCTACGTCGACGACGAGCCCTACTATACGAGCGAGGACAGCCAGCTCGACCCGACAGACGACCCGTTCAGGGTGGGCATGAAGGTGCGGCATCCGAGCTTCGGCACGGGTATTATAAGGATGCGCGAGGGGAACGGCGAGGCGACGAAGCTCACCGTGGACTTCCGCTCGACCGGTCCGAAGAAGCTCATGATAAAGTACGCCTCGCTCGTGCCGGTCTAA